The DNA sequence CATTCACAGCCTTCTGATGTAAGTCAGATAAAGTATATGTGAAAAACATTGAGAGGTCAGAAAACACACAAGAGAAAAACTGTGAACCGTTCTGTATAAAAAAGAGGTGCACATACAGAGCTGCTAGATGTTCCTGAATGCTCAGATGAACAAAGCAGAAGACTTTCCCCTGATACAAGCCCAActcctctctgaagatctgagtgcacaatcctgagtacactgatgcttcTGTCACATCAATGCCATACTCTCTCAGGTCTTCCTCATAGAAGATCAGGTTTCCTTTCACAAGCTGCTGAAAAGCCACTTTACCCAGTTTGATGATCACGTCTTCATCTGTCACGTTCTTCTCATAGTCCTTCTCATGTTTGATGTTGGTCTGAAtgatcaggaagtgtgtgtacatttgagtgagagtcttgggaatctctccactctctgcttcactcaacatcttctctagaacagtggctgagatccagcagaacactgggatTTGACACATAATAAAGAGGCTCCTTGATGACTTCAGGTGTGAGATGATCCTGTCGGCCAGACTCtgatcactgattctcttcctgaagtaTTCCTCCTTCTGTGGGTCACTGAAGCCTCGTACCTCTGTCACTCGATGGACACGCTCAGAGGGGACGAGatcagctgctgctggtctggaggtgatccagatgagagcagagggaagcagattccccacaatgaggttcatcagcagcacgtccactgaggctgattcagtcacatcacacaacctcacattgctctgaaaatccagagacagacgacactcatccagaccatcaaagatgaacaacactttatatttgtcactggatatttccatttcttttgtttcagggaAAAAGACATGAAGAAGATCTGAAAGACTGAGTGTTTTGTCCTTCATCAAGTTGAGCTCTCTGAAAGGAAGTGGAAATATGAGCTGGACGTCCTGATTCTCtttcccttcagcccagtccaggatgaacttctgcacagagactgtttttccaatgccagcgactccctttgtcagcacagttctgatgggtttgtcttgtCCAGGTAAAGGTCTAAAGATGTCACTGCATTTGATCGGTGTGTCCTCTGTTGCTGCTCTCCTGGACTGTGTCTCAATCTGTCTCACCTCATGCTCATTATTGATCTCTCCACTTTCACTCTCTGTGATGTAGAGCTCTGTGTAGAtctcattcaggagtgttgggTTTCCCTGCTTTGATATTCCCTCATACAAACACTCAAAGTTCTTTCTCAGATTTGATCTCAATGTGTTGAGGACTTCAGCAGGTTTAGAGTCATGGCTGTAAGATTAAAAGTCAATGTAAAGTGAACAGACATAAATTACAAAATTGATTCTTTGTTTGCTATTTGTATTATGGGACACATAATTAGGTTTCAGAAATGTTTCAATGATTAATCATGTGTTTGAGTGATGTGTGATGTGATGCTGCTcttaaaattaaacaacaaaaaagtcctACATTTTACCTGAAACCAGGATTCATTCTTTCATTAAAGTCTTGTGGTTGAATCACGGGCGTAAACACAGTTTTGATTTTAATTGGTCTGGATAGAAGACTTGACCTTAAATCAGAATGAAGAGAGTAAagaatcagacacactgatattgatgtaattgtgtcattaaaggtgctttatgtaagaatggctagtggttgaaatgggtactgcagtccaaattcaaaatattgtttgccccgccccctcctcctcagactctaTGCTCATGCAGGTTGCCAGTTTGAAGACACGCAACAGGAGCGAGCTCAATTGACATTGGAAGGcgaggagacttacacactgtaagataattagttgatttattgatttatgatgagttgatatcgtgttttaatatgctcccgttcatagagatttttagatggatgctggggctttttaggtcaggtagaatctgcaatctctgacccagtttgtttgctgacttccatggctgcaattcgctgcatgtgttttctgCCAACTGGCAAACTGGGGTGgcaaaatactattgggtaaactGGGAATGTGCAGTCTTGCACAGAcctaaaaaaaactgaaattccgacacggaacgcaaatttcaaaataaaataactggctgtagcaatggttttcagagaaacaagtatgtgaactcagcatgtttaataaataccataataaaaatattatggtatttttatgctttagtacagttaAAAACTTACATAGAGCACCTTAAACTGAGTAGAAGACCAACTGCTTTTACAGTGTGTGAATGTATTAAcaatataatatcattaactgcctgaaacttgcaggatttgaatttagaatttttttgtcTCAAATCCAGATCATTACACTGTTGTATATtaataaccattttataaaaatcaaatactcAGGGGTGCAAACTCATCAGGGATAAAAAAGGTGATAAAAAACACGAGACcctgccattttaaataaagatgaacTAACATTACAGGAGATTGATTGCTGTAGACAGTGCTCTATGATTAATTAGAGTAGGCTATCATTAGTTTTGTcctgctaattattattttatacccaaaaaaataattagtaactGCCAGATAACGATCACCTGCTTTTTCCCGTCATGGCTAACATTAGGTGTGTTATTTTagctaataacatttattaattatcttATAAAGCCCACATTTAACATTACCGAAAAAGCTCAGTGATCCGTCAGATCCTGTAGGTCTGTTAATACCGTTTACTGCTGAACAACTCATtttgtcggtgtgaaataacacagaaatcGAAAATTAGTAGTTAGTTATTTATATTCAATCTCCCCTCGAAACTCTGACAgtactcagagaagctgtcaatcacaactgTCAATCATAATGACACGCCcggtttttatagcatcaaattgctagctaaaatcaaacttatcacaaaaatgaacaaatatcagcatgataacaactaccttaaatAACCAAAACCATCTTATGGAAAATTTTATtggaagtgtaatttatttttttattttgactcaAGTGCCATTCGttttacatggagagggcggagtttatgacctgtactgcatccagccaccagggggcgatcaaagagcccgcagcttcacttttcagtAGAGATGTAACGATTCACTCAACTCACGATTCGATACGATTCACGATACTGGTTTCACGATTTGATTTTCTTACGattttctcactttttttttaaacaaaatgagatttaaatgagaaagtgtctttttattatttcttagacaaaatgctgcatatttctttgtgaaattGAAATATCTTTGTAACAAAACtacattgaaattttaaaacagatcctaaatcaaataaataaataatataaataaaagaaatctcTTCATAGGAGTACATGAACAAGATGTTTATTTGCTCTAGTACAGGCTGAACTATCTGTAGCCATTTAAAATTGGAGGCAACCATTGCATTTTAATCACGATCCCAACAAAGATGCTACATACATGCAGCatgagcagtttttaatttaaattagattgtatactttttaacatttgaagcaaaaatagaATGTTcagactttagctttgtgaaattatgctacataaaaCTTCATAACAGCAGACAGGCTGAATGAGAATGCAAATTCACTGTCTTGACAGCAGATAGCGCTTATGCAACAGCGGCAATACAACGCTTCCACAGTTAccgctgtaaacaaagcagcactgtGCGCTAAGACTACTTTCAAATGCACTGTACGGAagtaagatgaaaagaaaataccATCTAAACCCAGTCAGTTCCCCTCAgctatacattcatataaactcCGACCCCAAATGTATCGCTATTCATTTAGCATCTCAACCGACTTAAATCGTCACATGTTTTAATCGATTTTCAACCGGTTCCGGATGTATCGTTACATCCCTACTTTTCAGGACGTATGAGGCACACCTGGTGAAAAGGTACAccaaaaaattttttaattatgttgTGGTTATGATAGTAAAGCTGCATTCGTTGGCAAAATAGTAATATTAGTAGTGTTATACAAGCTGTGTTTGGAATAATAATTACGCTAGCAAGCGTTAgatttgttgaaaataacaCTAAcgactttaaataaaaaaagttggcCATGTCATGCTAATTAACAGTTCCAAGCTTGACATATTACTGAAATATTGTAAGTTtatcataatatttatttaaagggtacataacacacacagtttctgccaatctcatgttaatcttgagtacctatagagtaatattgcatccttcatatcatatcagtttttagttttatcatatttataaaagatagatacgctgtaccaactctttccgaaaaaagctgAGCTCCACCAAACCaccaagtaccctagcaaccaaatagcaaacaccctagcaatggcatagcaacaccctagcaaccacccagcgtaccttagcaaccacatagcaacaccctaacaaccacccagaatacccttgcagccgcatagcaacacctcagcaaccaccccaagtaccttagcaactgcatagcaacaccctagcaaccacccaagtaccctagcaaccgcatagcaacaccatagcaaccaccctgaataccttagcaactgcatagcaacaccttagcaaccaccacaggtaccatagcaaccgcataccaacaccttagcaatcacCCCAggtactatctatctatctatctagcaaccaccctagcaaccaccccgagtaccctagcaaccacatagcaacctcCCGagttttctgggtggttgctaagatgttgctatgtggttgctaaggtatctATCTACCTTCTGATAGACTGGTATTggcttcaaaacattaaaaatttaaattttaaaactactttaaacttcaaactacttcaaactgaaaaccttcaaacttcaagctttCAAAACTTTGTCAAACTTTCTGATtcggctttctcaagccaacttcaAAGTTCGTTTACGATCTCTATTTTTGCCACTTACAAATATGTAATACTGGATAATTTCTCAATAAATAATTgacaaagtatatatttttgtctcatttgtttgatttgGTTCTCTTTGTCTACTTTTAGGACTTTTGTGAACATCTGATGATGTTATGGGTCATATTTATGCAGAAATATAGAAAATTCTAAAGGTTTCGCAAATTTTCAAGCAACACTGTATATTTAATACATACAGTGAAGACTgagcagtgttttatttttacatttgattattcagtttctgttgttaaataaaTCTAATGTAGGCCTACCTGAAACCCTAAACCCCCTGGTTTACAGTGACATTAAAATGACacttactttttatgtaatgctacagtaaaacacTGTTGTTCACTTTCAGACGTTGTAGGGATGCTTTCTTCTCACAAAAAGAATGTGAAACGTGTATGTTGATTAtatcattttcagtttttaaatatatttaaatataatttatttttttaattattcttaCACTTAAAGCATTATCATATCACATATTGAATAATTGCATTATTTAACGTGTTATCGGATTTTGCATTTTTCttcaatatcgtgcagccctgaTTCACATGATGATGTTTGCTGGTTTTATGTTCACAAATTGAAGTCACTTGATCAGTCAGATTCCTACTACCGTGCCCAGAATACCAATCTGATCACTATTAAATTTTAACTGTTTATGGACAAAAAGtgacaatttaatataattgaTAGATATTTGTTAGAGAGATACGGTGGACAAATACATTGATTAATTATCTGAAATTGATTCCTTCAAGTTTCCTTTaattcaggggtgtccaaagtCTGGCCTGCGGGCCAATTATGGCCAGGGATGACTTTTAAACGGCCtgcaatattaaaatacattacatgTTGCCCGCcatgcataatttacaaatcatgcagtttcACAATGTCGACACAAGGTGACAACACTAGATATTAAGCCAGGTGTAGCAGTAAACCGTGAGTAACAACTAGACAACTACTTAGAGTGACAACTAGACTTAGAGCGAATATGCATTTACTCGCTGACCAGTCTCGATCACAAGACCACTAAACAGTGCAGTGAGATCCAGTGAGAAGCGTTCAAGTTTTGCACAGGGGTCTCCGATACAACCCACAAATGTCTTGGTgatttaaactagtttaaagcCAGATGAAACCAGCGCTGACATTCTCTACAACACTGACATGGAAACAGAAGGAACACTGTGCGACAACAATTCAGTTAGAATACTTTTCTATCCATAAATCACAAAGATTTACCATGAAATTACAGTAACACTAATTGTAAACATGGTATTGTGGCAATAATGTGGGATATTCATATCGaattttattctattattaatatagacatgtatttaatatttaaggaGTAATGAAATATAGGGCAAATTAAAGAAACCAATGGTTAACTTTAATATGTAATGTCTAGTTTtgggttttgttcatgttcttgttttcatgttcatgttttcatgtcttttattttgtagtttgattcaagttgcttgtttgtgccatgcttcccttgctcctcatgttctcactttgtctatgtgtcttgttctgattggttggttatggtcatgtggttttcagttctgttctgtcattggttcccttgttccttgtgtcacttccCCATTGGTTGCCATAGTCATGTGTTCTCtaagttcttgtatttaaaacCATTGTATTCCCCATGTTACTTTGTCGTGTATTGTTAATGTAACCCTGTTGTCGGTGAGTGTGATTGTCAAGTCTGTTCTTTGCCAAGTCAAGCctgttcaagtcaagtctgctCATCATTAAGTCTGCACATCAAGTCTGTTTATGTTCAAGTCTAatggttgctttgtttgtttgctcactttacttcaataaactgcacttgtgTTCATTAAGCTCGCCTTCAGTCTGAACTAATCGTCACAGAATACACGACCCACAATATGGACCCAACAGTTTCTCAGCTCGTGAATCTTCCTCAAGAGGGAAGAGCTATTGAGGACTATGTCAGGGATTTTTTGTGTTTCGTTGATCATGTACCCTGGGACGAGACTTATTTAAAATGGTGCTTTCAATGCGGATTGGATGATGAACTCGCTGAACTCATGCCCTCGGTTGAGCACCCCTCTACGTTATGCCAGCAAatggactttattttgtttctttgtggaTCAAGTTTCACGGTGAGTGAGGCTGAGGCATATGCCCAACCTGAGCCTCTTCCAGAGCCAGGGCCTGTTCCCGCCACGCCTGCCACGCCAGTGCCTGTTCCCGCCACGCCAGTGCCTGTTCCCGCCACGCCTGCCACGCCAGTGCCTGTTCCCGCCACGCCTGCCACGCCAGTGCCTGTTCCCGCCACGCCTGCCACGCCAGTGCCTGTTCCCGCCACGCCTGCCACGCCAGTGCCTGTTCCCGCCACGCCTGCCACGCCAGTGCCTGTTCACGCCACGCCTGCCACGCCAGTGCCTGTTCACGCCACGCCTGCCACGCCAGAGCCTGTTCacgccatgcctgccacgccaAGTCCTGTTCACTCCAAGCAAGCCAGGTCAGTGCCTGTTCATGTGATGTCTTTCACGCCACAGACTGTTCACGTCACGCCAGCCCAGCCACGGACTGTTCATGTCACGTCTGTCCGGCCACAGACTGCTCACGCCATGTCTGCTCAACCACAGACTGCCATGccaaggcctgttcacaccattCCAGAGCTATGtcccaagatggctgccattcCAGAGCCATGtcccaagatggctgccattcCGGAGCCATGtcccaagatggctgccattcCGGAGCCATGtcccaagatggctgccattcCGGAGCCATGtcccaagatggctgccattcCAGAGCCATGTCCCAAGATTGCTGCCATTCCGGAGCCATGTTCCAAGATGGTCGCCACTCCAGAGTCTCGCCCAAAGATGGCCGCCTCTCCAGAGTCTcgccccaagatggccgccactccagagtctcgccccaagatggccgccactccagagtctcgccccaagatggccgccactccagagtctccagAGAATGCAGCACTGACCATTATGGCCACAGCCTTTTTATGTGTGTGGGAGGCACACACAtggactccagcccctgaccagcgtccagaggggactccagcccctgaccagcgtccagaggggactccagcccctgaccagcgtccagaggggactccagcccctgaccagcgtccagaggggactccagcccctgaccagcgtccagaggggactccagcccctgaccagcgtccagaggggactccagcccctgaccagcgtccagaggggactccagcccctgaccagcgtccagaggggactccagcccctgaccagcgtccagaggggactccagcccctgaccagcgtccagaggggactccagcccctgaccagcgtccagaggggactccagcccctgaccagcgtccagaggggactccagcccctgaccagcgtccagaggggactccagcccctgaccagcgtccagaggggactccagcccctgaccagcgtccagaggggactccagcccctgaccagcgtccagaggggactccagcccctgaccagcatctcgagatggctgccacgcctgagccctcagccaagatggctgccacgcctgagccctcagccaagatggctgccacgcctgagccctcagccaagatggctgccacgcctgagccctcagccaagatggctgccacgcctgagccctcagccaagatggctgccacgcctgagccctcagccaagatggctgccacgcctgagccctcaaccaagatggctgccacgcctgagccacgtcacgccacggctgccacgcctgagcccacagccaagatggctgccacgccagagcctcgtcacgccACGGCTGCCACGCCAGAGCCTTGTCACGCCACAGCTGCCACGCCTGCCACGCCTAAGCCTTGTCACGCCACGGCTGCCACGCCTGCCACGCCTAAGCCTTGTCACGCcacggctgccacgcctgagccttgtcacgccacggctgccacgcctgagccttgtcacgccacggctgccacgcctgagccttGTCACGCCACGGCTGCCACGCCAGGGCCTGTTCCCGCCACGCCTGCCACGCCAGTGCCTGTTCCCGCCAGGCCTGCCACGCCAGTGCCTGTTCCCGCCAGGCCTGCCACGCCAGTGCCTGTTCCCGCCAGGCCTGCCACGCCAGTGCCTGTTCCCGCCAGGCCTGCCACGCCAGTGCCTGTTCCCGCCAGGCCTGCCACGCCAGTGCCTGTTCCCGCCACGCCTGCCACGCCAGTGCCTGTTCCCGCCAGGCCTGCCACGCCAGTGCCTGTTCCCGCCAGGCCTGCCACGCCAGTGCCTGTTCCCGCCAGGCCTGCCACGCCAGTGCCTGTTCCCGCCAGTGCCTGTTCCCGCCAGTGCCTGTTCCCGCCAGGCCTGCCACGCCAGTGCCTGTTCCCGCCAGTGCCTGTTCCCGCCAGGCCTGCCACGCCAGTGCCTGTTCCCGCCAGTGCCTGTTCCCGCCAGGCCTGCCACGCCAGTGCCTGTTCCCGCCAGGCCTGCCACGCCAGTGCCTGTTCCCGCCAGGCCTGCCACGCCAGTGCCTGTTCCCGCCAGGCCTGCCACGCCAGTGCCTGTTCCcgccatgcctgccacgccaAGTCCTGTTCACTCCAAGCAAGCCAGGTCAGTGCCTATTCATGTGATGTCTTCCACGCCACAGACTGTTCACGTCATGCCAGCCCAGCCACGGACTGTTCATGTCACATCTGTCCGGCCACAGACTGCTCACGCCATGTCT is a window from the Ctenopharyngodon idella isolate HZGC_01 chromosome 15, HZGC01, whole genome shotgun sequence genome containing:
- the LOC127495163 gene encoding NACHT, LRR and PYD domains-containing protein 3-like gives rise to the protein MADSQGSRGGDFFSACSSVQQKRSNPESSCVSVKSNWSMDEPIVFKSEDTRPDLRSSLLSRPIKIKTVFTPVIQPQDFNERMNPGFSHDSKPAEVLNTLRSNLRKNFECLYEGISKQGNPTLLNEIYTELYITESESGEINNEHEVRQIETQSRRAATEDTPIKCSDIFRPLPGQDKPIRTVLTKGVAGIGKTVSVQKFILDWAEGKENQDVQLIFPLPFRELNLMKDKTLSLSDLLHVFFPETKEMEISSDKYKVLFIFDGLDECRLSLDFQSNVRLCDVTESASVDVLLMNLIVGNLLPSALIWITSRPAAADLVPSERVHRVTEVRGFSDPQKEEYFRKRISDQSLADRIISHLKSSRSLFIMCQIPVFCWISATVLEKMLSEAESGEIPKTLTQMYTHFLIIQTNIKHEKDYEKNVTDEDVIIKLGKVAFQQLVKGNLIFYEEDLREYGIDVTEASVYSGLCTQIFREELGLYQGKVFCFVHLSIQEHLAALYVHLFFIQNGSQFFSCVFSDLSMFFTYTLSDLHQKAVNEALQSQNGHLDLFLRFLLGLSVESNQILLQGLMNQTRSRSDSNEETIEFIKMKISTIDSPEKSINLFHCLNELGDHSLVEEIQQYLKSGRIKGAKLSSSQWSAVVFVLLTSEKMLDVFDINNFVEKHNKTEKLKVFQKLLPVMKESRSVHLSDCNITDEGCAALTSALRSNPSHLRELNLSRNKIGKSVNLLSDVLQDPHCKLEKLWLRKCGITDEGCAALTSALRSNPSHLRDLNLSRNKLGNSGVTLLSAVLEDSHCKLEILWLSDCGVTDEGCAALTSALRSNPSHLRDLNLSRNKLGQSGKKMLSDLKDDPHYKLDTLYY